GGCAAGTGGTGGGGCACATTTCGCTGGGCAGCCTAAGCCCAAGCAACCAATCGGCCCGCATTACCCGCGTACTGGTGGGCAACACCGCCTCGCGGGGCCGCGGTTTTTGCGCCGCCATGATGAAAGCCACCCTGCAGTTTGGCTTCGAAACCTTGGGGCTGCACCGCATCAGCTTGGGCGTGTACAGCTTCAACGAAGCTGCTATTCGCTGTTACCAGCGCTGCGGCCTCCACCGCGAGGGCACCCTGCGCGATGTGGTGCGCTACGGCAGCGAGTACTGGTCGTTGGTGGAGATGAGCATGCTGGCCCCGGAGTGGCAGAAACAAAAGGCCCCTGCCCCGGTGGCTTAAGCAGCGGAAAGCGTGGCTAGGGCTGCGCCCCAGCGCATGGCCCTAGGTGGGTAAGTGCTGGCTTGCCCAAAGGGCAGGCCGGCAAGCAGGCTCTATTAGTTACCGGCGTTAAGGGTTGATCTGCAGGGCGTTTTTGCGCATCCAGCCGCGCGAGGTTACGCCCTGCCAGTTGGTAAACGTTACGTACACGGCCTCGCCCTGCTCCTCGCCCAGGCGCACCTTGTCGCCGCGCACGCAATGGGCCTTGCGGCGGTCGGTGAGGTCGGGCGAGTTGTAGAAATACGAACGCTCGGCCGCCACTACGGCCCGTCCCGCGCCGGTGGGTTGTTCGCGGGGCTGCCTGGGTTGCCTGGGCTGCTCGCTGGCAGCGGGCTCCAGCTCGTAGCTGTAGGGCTCCTCCGCCGCGGCGGGCGCAGGCGGCGGCGTGGGCTGCTGGCGTTGGGTGTTTCGGGGGGCGGCCGCTACGGCGGGCTTGCGGGCCAGGCGCCCTAGGTCGTCGAGCTTCAGCCAGCCGGCAGCCGAGGCGCCGTTGGGCTGCTTGAAGCTGGTTTTTACGTAGCGGTTCACCTCGTCGTCGGCATACAGCACGTCGCCGCGCAGCAGGTAGCGGCCGTTGGGCTTCTCGGCCCGCGGCGCATCGAAGAAGTAGGCGCGCTCGGCCACCACCCGGAACCAGTTGCCCGGCCCGGCCTGCTGGTCGTTGCGGGCGTAGTCGTCGTCGGCGGTGGTGGGGAGCGGGCGGGCCGGGGCTGCTTCGCGCTCGGTTGCGGCGGCCGGGGTGCCCTGCCCGGCCGTGCGTGGCTTATCGTCGGAGCAGGCACCGGCAAGCAGCAACACGCACAGGCCCGCGGCCAGCTGGTTGCGGCCCCGGGCCCTGGCAGGGCCGCCGCCCGGCTTGGCTTGCCGGGTGGCGGTTGCTGCTGCGTTGGTAGGAGGCGGATGTGGCATCATGGGTACGTATCGGAAGCCGGGACAAACCCGTGTTTCTGGTACGTACGCAAGCCGGCCGCTCCGAGTGGTGCCCGGGCACCGGAGGCGGCCCGGCACCTAGGGCTTGTGGTGCGGGGTTTTCGCGCTCAGCCCCTGGCCTGAGGTGCCGAAGCAGACCGCTTGCCGGCGGGGCTGCCGAGGGCAAGCCGCAGGCTAAACACGGCCAGCAGCAGGGTTATGGGCGTAAAAAAAGCCTTTTCGAAGCTATTGACGGACAGCAAATTGCCAACCGTGTTCAGCAAAAACAGGCCAACCATCAGCCACCACGCGCCCTGCACCACCCTTGGGTGTATGCCGAGTTTCAGCCAGCCAACCCGCTCGGCCACCACGGCCCACATCAGCAGGTTGATGGCAACGGAAACCGACTCGAGCACCAGCAGCTGCTGCGGGTCTTTTTTGCCGCCGCCCCACACGATATCGGCCGGCACCAGCCCGGCCAGCACCAACCCATGAAATACCAGCGCCAGGCTGACGATAAGCAGCATGCCGTAGGCCGCTACGCGTTCGGAGAGCAAGGTTTTCAAGGCAGTGAGTTTGGGAATGAGGAGCGGCAGGCAGCCCGCTGCGAAGTAAGCAGCCCGTTGCCAATAAACCACCGCGCCGCGGCCAACTTGCGTAAGCGCTGAAGACCGGGCCGCCACCCGGCTCCTATGCTTATGGCCGGCCGGCGCAACCTAGGGCGCGGTGCCTGGTTATACACCTCATCTTTTCATTACTCCGATCAACCCCATGGAATCACTCACCGGGAAAGTAGCCCTCGTAACCGGCGCCGGCAAAGGCATTGGCCGGGCAGTAGCCGTAGCGCTGGCCAAAGAAGGCGCCCACGTGGGCCTGCTGGCCCGCACCGAAACCCAACTGCAGGAGGTGGCCCGCGAAATTGCCGCCCTGGGCGGAAAAGCCGCCGTGGTTGCGGCCGATGTAGCCGACCGCCTTGCCGTGGAAGCCGCCGTGGAGCAGGTACGCCAGCAGCTCGGGCCCATCGATATCCTCATCAACAACGCGGGCATCGGCACGTTTGCCAAGCTGCTCGACATGCCCGTGGAGGAATGGGAGCGGATTATTCAGGTGAACCTGCTGGGCACTTACTACACCACGCGCGCCGCGCTGCCCGATATGGTTGCGCGCCAGGCCGGCGACATCATCAACGTGGCCTCTACGGCGGGGCAGCGCGGCGCGGCCACCACCAGCGCCTACAGCGCCTCCAAGTTTGCGGTGCTGGGCTTCACCGAGTCGCTGATGCAGGAGGTGCGCAAGCAAAACATCCGCGTTTCGGCCCTCACGCCCAGCACCGTAGCCACCGAGCTGGCCATCAGCAACAACCTCACCGACGGCAACCCCGAGCGCGTGATGCAGCCCGACGACCTGGCCGAGTTCATCATCGCGCAGCTCAAGCTCAACCGCCGCATCTTCATCAAAGAGGCCGGCATGTGGTCGACGAACCCCTAGGTGCCGCGGGCCGCAGCACCGCCGGCGGCAAGCGCCGGGCACAACAAAAAAGGAGCCCCCGGTTGGGGGCTCCTTTTTACTTCGGCAAGCGAGGGAGCTTACAGCTGAGCGCGACGCACCTTTACGGCGTTCAGGCCCTTGCGGCCTTGCTCTACCTCAAACTGTACCGTGTCGTTGTCGCGGATTTCGTCGATCAGACCGGTTACGTGGACGAAGATGTCCTGACCAGTGGCGGCGTCGTTGATGAAACCAAAGCCTTTGGTTTCATTGAAGAATTTTACGGTTCCTGTTGACATGATGCTTTAGGAAATGGATGAAAAGAAAGCAACTGGCAACGGAACACTACTTGGATTCTGCAAGCGAATGATGGTAGGTGACACGAGGCAACTTGCCTTAAACACTGTAAACGTAAGCCTTTTATTTGGACTGGCTAGCGAAAACTATCCGTACCAAGGGTGGCAGCGTTGTACGGGGAGCTAACCAGCCCCTGCTTTCTTAAGTTCAAAACGCGCTTGATTAATGGAAAACATTGCCCCTGGCCCCCTGTAAACAAGGTTTCGGCGCCTGGCAGCTAACGGCCCGATGCACCGGCAATATTTTCCGCGGCCCGCAATAAATATGCGTACGCACCTGCCGGGCTACGTGGCCAAGGTGCGCCCGGCGGGCAACTTTCGGAAGGGTTTGCGGTATTACGTCCACGTTCGGGCGCTGGCTGCGGGGCATTAGTTGCCGCCGAAGCCAGGCCCGCCGCTCCTCCTGCTACCTCCTCCTCTGATGGCTACTTCGGCTTCTTCTGCTCCCGATTCCGCATCACCTGTTGTTGTGCTGGCCGGCGCCACCGGCGCCCTAGGTCGGCGCATTGCCTACCACCTGCAGCAGCGCGGGGCCACGGTGCGCGCCCTGGTGCGCGAGGGCAGCGGTGCCAAACCCGAAGCCGCGGAGCTGCGGCAGCTGGGCGCCGAGGTGCACGAGGTAAACTACGGCAGCGTGGCCCAAGTGGCCCGGGTGTGCGCCGGAGCCGGCTGCGTGGTGTCGGCCCTGTCGGGGTTGCGCGAGGTAATCGTGGACACGCAACGCCTCTTGTTGCTGGCCGCGGTGGAGGCCGGCGTGCCGCGCTTTATTCCTTCGGATTACTGCATCGATTACACCAAGCTACCCGCGGGCTCCAACCGCAACCTCGATCTGCGGCGCGAGTTCGGCCAGCGGCTCGATAAAGCGCCTATTCGGGCCACCTCCGTGCTCAACGGCATGTTCACGGATTTGCTTACCCGCCAGGCACCGGTAATCCTGTTCGGCCCGCGGCGGGTGCTGTACTGGGGCAACCCCGACCAGCCCCTCGACTTCACCGCCCTCGACGACACCGCCGCCTACACCGCCGCGGCCGCCCTCGATGCCGCCGCCCCTAGGTACCTGCGCGTGGCCGGCGAGGTGGCCAGCATCCGGGGGCTGCAAGCGGCCGCCGCCGCCGCCACGGGCCACGAGTTTAAGCTGCTGCGCGCCGGTAGCCTGGGTGCCTTCGAGGTACTTACCAAGCTTACGCGCGCCCTCACGCCCAACAACGGCGAGGTGTTTCCGGCGTGGCAGGGTATGCAATACCTGCACAACATGTTCAGCGGCCTGCCCAAGCTGGCGCCCCTGGATAACCAGCGCTACCCCGACATCCGGCCCGCCACGGTGCGCGAGGTGCTGGCCGCCCGCCAATAGCTGCCGCCGCTGCCCGGCACCTAGGGCAACAATTGCCAGCTGAAGCTTACCCCTTTGGCCGCGTCGGTGCGCATATCTGGGTAGGTTGGCTTGGCCGGTTCGGGCCGGGTGTAGGGCTGCCGCGAGCCGTCGGGCGCCACTACCGTGAGGTTGGCGTAGGGCACAAACACGTAAATCCGGTCGCTGGGCCTAGCCGCGCGCACCCAAGCCGATAGGTCGACATTGGGTTTGTAGGCCCGGATGGCCGGCAACACGGGGCGGCCGGCGCGCATCAGCGTCAGCTCGGCGTACTGGCATTGGTAGCGCAACTTGTCGGCACAAGCCGGGTCCGAGCTCAGTTGCAGCCTCACCGCCGGAGCCATGGCGGCGCCCGTAGCCGTTATGGTTTCGCCGTTGCGCACTACCGATACCACGGGTTTGGGGCATTCGGACTGCGCTTGCGCTCCGGACACAGCGGCTAGCAACAGCAACGGGAGGAATAGCTTTGGCGGCATCAGGTAACAAGGACTATTAGTAGAAATAAAGCATTTACGCCTGGCCCTTCAGCAACGGCGCAGCCTGACAACGCAACATAGCGGTTTCCGGTGCTTAAGCCCAACGGTAACGCGTGCCAGAGTGGCGGTGGACAACCGGAAGTTTGGTTGCAACCTTCGACCCAACCACAACTTTTTTCGTATTCACTTTGCATCACAAAGTTCTTTCTGTTACTTCGCATCAACAACGTTACTGCCGCCTAGGGCCTGCTGCCTTGCCCGCGTACCTGGGCTAAGCATTTGCCTGTCTGACGCTTCACTGCATTTCAACCGCCAACCCCCTACTCCCATGACCTTGCGCATCAAAAACATTGCTGGCACCGCGCTGGTAACTGCACTCCTTCTGCTGATTCCGTTTGGGGCCATGAAGCTCGGCACGGGCGTGAATTGGTCCGGGTTCGATTTCGCCCTCGTAGGCACCCTGATTTTCATTACCGGCCTCGTGGGCCAGCTGCTGGTTAGCCAACGGGGCACGCTCCTCTACCGCCTGGCCGGCGTGCTTGCCGTTGCCGCCGGATTTTGCTCGCTGTTCGTGAACCTGGCCGTGGGCATTATAGGGGGCGGCCCCAACGCGGCCAACCTGCTGTTTGCGGCGGTATTCGCCACGGCGTTCATCGGCTCGGCGCGGGCGCGCCTGCAGCCGCGCGGCATGGCCCACACCATGTTTGCGGCGGCGCTGGTGCAGTTCCTGGTGCCGGTAATTGCGCTGCTCATCTGGCGCTCCGAGCCGATGGACCTGCACGGCATGGCCGGCAACCTGCTGTTTGTGGCCATGTGGGCGGGCTCGGGCTGGCTCTACCGCGAGGCCAGCAAGCTGCGCACCGCCTAGGTCAAATGCTACCTCTCTCGGTTCGGTGGCTCCCGCGTTGGGGCAGGCATTAAGCTTGGTACCAGCGCAGGAGCTGCTCGCCTCTAGCGGCCCAACGCCCGTTGGTACGGTGCTGGTATGGGCAGACCTTGCAAGCGGTTCGTCATGGCAAACAGGATCAGCAGTGCCACTGCCACGCCTACGCCACCAATGCCCAGCGCTTGCCTACGCGCGTTTGCCTCGCCCCATAGCGCAACGCCTTTCTGATAGTGCAGGCTTGCTACGTGCAGGAATATGGCCACCACGGCCAGAAAATAGTAAGGCACGAAAAACAAGCTGAACGGAAAGGTGTTGATGCCCGCCGCCGCGAAATACAGGTTGGTATCGAGCCCTAGGTAAAGCCGCCCACCAAGCACAGCGGCAGTATGCACCAGCAGAAAAAAAGCCAGGTACAAGCCGGAGTAAACCTGAATGCGCTCCGCCCACCGCCGCTCCGGCTGCTTGCGGCTTCGCCAATACAGTGCCGCGCCCGTTACGATTTGCCCCGCAACAGCCAGCAGCAAGGCCGTTTCTACCACCGGGTTTCGGTAAAAGCTGCGGAGCATAGCCATGGTTTTGAGATGCGCCTCGGCACTCCCTAGCGCTACCAGGTGATTGGCCAGGTGAATAAAGACGAAAACGGCTAACAACAGGCCCGTCCAGTAATGATAAGTTTTGATAGGTAGCGGCATCAAACAGGGCAACTAGTACGCAGCAATATTAGCCCAATTAGATATAGTCCTGGCATTTGATATGGCAGCAGATTTCTCGCTTGCCTTATTGCCTGGGCTTGTGCGAGGTATTTAACCCTAGCTGCTTTCCCATTCTCCCTGTAACGACCAACGCCGCCCCAGTTACCTAGGGCGGCGTTTAAAGTTTTGCTGCTGAGGCGGAAGCGCGGTTGCCCCCTCCGCTTCATCATATCAGGCACAAGCCGCAAGCTCGCGCCTGTTGATAACGACGCTAGCGATAGGCAATTACGGCTGCTAAAGCCTGATGCCCTGCGAAGCTATTGCTTGTTCCTGCTTGGCATGGTTGGCCCTGAACTCTGCGTGCTGAGCCTCGGAGCGTTCCGTCCCTAGGTCATTCAGGTACTCGCGCAGCTTGTCGGCGGGCTTGTATTCGCCATAAGCCGGGGTGCCGGGCTGGTACCGCCACGAGGCGTGCAGGTTGCCCCCATCTACGGCATCGAAGCCCAGCTCCTCCACCAGGGCCATTACCTTTTGCTTGGCGGCGGCATCGTCGGAGGCTACGGGCAGGGCAATGCGCCCGGGGGCGCCGGCGGGCAGCCCCTTCGTTACGATGTGCTCGGCGTGGATATTATTGAACACCTTCACCACCGGGCGCCCTAGGTGCTGCTGCACCCACTCGCTTTCGGTGAGACTGCCGCTTTCCAGCTCCGGAATCTGGCCGTCGCGCAGCAGCGGGTAGTAATTGCACGTGTCGATAACGGGCACCTCGGCCGGCACACCCGCGAACAGGTCTTTGGGCAGGTCGGGTATGTTTTTCAGCGGAATCGTCACCACGATCAGGTCGGTGCCGCGCCGGGCCGCTTCCTCGGCCGTTACGGGTGTAGCACCGGTTTTCTGGGCCACGTCTTTCAGCGTCTCGGGGCCGCGGGAGTTGGCGATGTATACCTTATGACCTAGGCCGGTAAGCCGCTCGCCCAGGGCGCTGCCGATGTGGCCTGCGCCGATGATTCCGATGTTCATGGTTGGGGTTGTTTGGTTCGCGCGCCGGCGAGGTGCCGGCACAAGTAGTTAAACAGCTACGGCAGCAGAATGCTTTTTATAGACAACCGGTTGCCCGGATTAGCTTGCTTATAACCAATGCTGGCATATGACCATGCCTTGCTAGCTCATGTCGGCGTGCTATCCGTTGCTGTGCCACCTGAGATGCCCTAGTTGGCACAACTACTTAGGGAGTTGCACACGATTTATGTCAGGTAGATTCTTAGCTCAGAATTTCGAAATCAAGAGGGTTGGCTTCATTGTAAACAACGTTCACAACAGCTCCCTTCCTATACGCCGGAACAAGGGTTGCCACGCCGTTTTTATCCTCCGCTTCTACAATCTTCCCTGTATTAGTTTCGAATCGAACGATGGGTCTAATGACCGATATACGACCTATATCCAACTTATTACCAATGATTACTCCTTTGGTTCTCGCTCCAGCTTCACGCAATCTTCGAGAATGTTGTTCCCCTCGTACCACTGCCCAAATAAACAGAGCTAAGAAGGCAATAATTGGTACTACTACTTGCCAATTCATAAGATACCACAAGAAAGCAGGCGCAAACTTAGGGAGGTGTTTACGCCTGCTTTCGATTGTTTTGATCCAATCTACTCCCGCCCCGGAATCTTCACCCCGCGCTCCTCGGCTACCTGCTGGGCCAGCTCATAACCCGCATCGGCGTGGCGGAAGACGCCCATGCCGGGGTCGGTGGTGAGCACGCGGCGCAGGCGCTCGGCTTTTTCGGGGGTGCCGGTGGCCACGATGACCATGCCCGCGTGGGTGCTGTTGCCGATGCCCACGCCGCCGCCGTTGTGCAGACTCACCCAGTCGGCGCCGGAGGCGCAGTTGGCCAGGGCGTTGAGCAGGGGCCAGTCGGCTACGGCGTCGGAGCCGTCCTTCATGCCTTCGGTTTCGCGGTTGGGCGAGGCCACGGAGCCGCAGTCGAGGTGGTCGCGGCCGATGACGATGGGCGCTTTCACTTCGCCGCGGGCCACAAGTTCGTTGATGACCAGTCCGAACTTCTCCCGCTCGCCGTAGCCCAGCCAGCACACGCGGGCGGGCAACCCGATGAAGGGCACCTTGGCCTGGGCCTTCTCAATCCAGCGGCGCAGCATCTGGTTGTCGGGGAAGGTTTCTAGCAGGGCACGGTCGATGCGCAGGATGTCCTGCGGATCGCCGCTGAGGGCGGCCCAGCGGAACGGGCCTTTGCCCTCGCAGAACAACGGCCGGATGTAGCCGGGCACAAACCCGGGGTACAGAAACTGGCCGTTTTCGTCGCGCACCTGCAGGCCGCCTTTTTCGGCCTGGCCGCGCAGGTTGTTGCCGTAGTCGAGGGCCACTGCCCCGCCGGCCTGCATATCAATAATGGCCTGGCAGTGCTTTACAATGGCTTGCAGGGCCTGGCGCTTGAACTCCTCGGGGTTTTGCTCGCGCAGCTGCAGCACCTCCGCAATGTCGCCTTCGGGGATGTAGTCCATCAGGTCGTGGGCCGAGGTTTGGTCGGTTACCACCTCGGGACGCCAGCCGCGGCACACCAGCTCGGGCAGCACGGTGGCAGCGTTGCCCGTCAGGCCAATGCTCCAGCCCTGGCGCGCCTGCTTGTACTGCTCGCACAGCGCGAGGGCGTGCTCCAGGTCGCGGGCTTGCTCGTCCACGTAGCCTTCGCGCACCTTCTGCTTCACGCGGGCGTCGATGGGCTCGATAACCAAGCACACGCCGTCGTTCA
The sequence above is drawn from the Hymenobacter sp. YIM 151858-1 genome and encodes:
- a CDS encoding GNAT family N-acetyltransferase translates to MIELQPFTEADFPQLISWIDNERLLKEWSGALFSFPLTPEKLTWYIEGANDPHSSDAFVFKAVDTRSGQVVGHISLGSLSPSNQSARITRVLVGNTASRGRGFCAAMMKATLQFGFETLGLHRISLGVYSFNEAAIRCYQRCGLHREGTLRDVVRYGSEYWSLVEMSMLAPEWQKQKAPAPVA
- a CDS encoding 3-ketoacyl-ACP reductase — its product is MESLTGKVALVTGAGKGIGRAVAVALAKEGAHVGLLARTETQLQEVAREIAALGGKAAVVAADVADRLAVEAAVEQVRQQLGPIDILINNAGIGTFAKLLDMPVEEWERIIQVNLLGTYYTTRAALPDMVARQAGDIINVASTAGQRGAATTSAYSASKFAVLGFTESLMQEVRKQNIRVSALTPSTVATELAISNNLTDGNPERVMQPDDLAEFIIAQLKLNRRIFIKEAGMWSTNP
- a CDS encoding cold-shock protein yields the protein MSTGTVKFFNETKGFGFINDAATGQDIFVHVTGLIDEIRDNDTVQFEVEQGRKGLNAVKVRRAQL
- a CDS encoding NmrA family NAD(P)-binding protein, with the translated sequence MATSASSAPDSASPVVVLAGATGALGRRIAYHLQQRGATVRALVREGSGAKPEAAELRQLGAEVHEVNYGSVAQVARVCAGAGCVVSALSGLREVIVDTQRLLLLAAVEAGVPRFIPSDYCIDYTKLPAGSNRNLDLRREFGQRLDKAPIRATSVLNGMFTDLLTRQAPVILFGPRRVLYWGNPDQPLDFTALDDTAAYTAAAALDAAAPRYLRVAGEVASIRGLQAAAAAATGHEFKLLRAGSLGAFEVLTKLTRALTPNNGEVFPAWQGMQYLHNMFSGLPKLAPLDNQRYPDIRPATVREVLAARQ
- a CDS encoding NADPH-dependent F420 reductase — translated: MPAPRRRANQTTPTMNIGIIGAGHIGSALGERLTGLGHKVYIANSRGPETLKDVAQKTGATPVTAEEAARRGTDLIVVTIPLKNIPDLPKDLFAGVPAEVPVIDTCNYYPLLRDGQIPELESGSLTESEWVQQHLGRPVVKVFNNIHAEHIVTKGLPAGAPGRIALPVASDDAAAKQKVMALVEELGFDAVDGGNLHASWRYQPGTPAYGEYKPADKLREYLNDLGTERSEAQHAEFRANHAKQEQAIASQGIRL
- a CDS encoding DUF3592 domain-containing protein, whose translation is MNWQVVVPIIAFLALFIWAVVRGEQHSRRLREAGARTKGVIIGNKLDIGRISVIRPIVRFETNTGKIVEAEDKNGVATLVPAYRKGAVVNVVYNEANPLDFEILS